One window of Akkermansia biwaensis genomic DNA carries:
- the mnmE gene encoding tRNA uridine-5-carboxymethylaminomethyl(34) synthesis GTPase MnmE, protein MIDPERTIAAQATAAGQGAIAVIRMSGTRCTDVLGICTPVGFPARLRPRCATLTHILEEDGSPIDQVLVTHFPAPASYTGEDTVEISCHGGMLVTERLLKRLYQCGASPAEPGEFTKRAFLNGRMDLTQAEAVMDVISAGSDLALKAAQSQLNGSIGARVDELKDELVHVLAHVEAYIDFPDEDISPDTASALLSRLANAQEQLSGLLGSAAAGRLLREGIRTAIAGPPNVGKSSLLNTLLGYERAIVSNIAGTTRDTVEESIQIAGLALRLIDTAGVRESSDLIEQAGILRTNRALEAADLVLEVADASLPRSSPLLTENRDTPSLLILNKCDLGIHPDWREASGIRFSCSTGEGRKELEEAIVRIFASQLPSEAGSSLVAINTRHQHELGLCLEHVRLASEFISRQESPEFTALELREALAHLGEITGAVDTEDVLGAIFSSFCLGK, encoded by the coding sequence ATGATTGATCCGGAACGCACCATAGCCGCCCAGGCTACTGCCGCGGGCCAGGGAGCCATCGCCGTTATCCGCATGAGCGGAACCCGGTGCACGGATGTTCTGGGTATCTGCACTCCGGTGGGATTCCCCGCACGCCTCCGGCCGCGCTGCGCTACGCTGACCCATATTCTGGAAGAGGACGGCTCCCCCATCGACCAGGTGCTGGTCACGCACTTCCCGGCTCCCGCCAGCTATACGGGGGAAGATACGGTGGAAATTTCCTGCCACGGCGGCATGCTGGTGACGGAACGCCTCCTGAAACGGCTGTACCAGTGCGGAGCATCTCCCGCAGAACCGGGAGAATTTACGAAAAGGGCCTTCCTGAACGGACGGATGGACCTGACTCAGGCGGAAGCCGTCATGGACGTGATCTCCGCGGGAAGCGATCTGGCGCTGAAAGCCGCGCAATCCCAACTGAACGGAAGCATCGGCGCACGGGTGGATGAACTCAAGGACGAACTTGTCCACGTCCTGGCGCATGTGGAAGCCTATATTGATTTTCCGGACGAGGACATTTCCCCGGACACAGCCTCCGCCCTTCTCTCACGGCTCGCCAACGCGCAAGAACAGCTTTCCGGCCTGCTGGGCTCGGCTGCCGCGGGCCGTCTGCTGAGGGAAGGCATCCGGACGGCCATCGCGGGACCGCCCAACGTCGGCAAATCCAGCTTGCTCAATACCTTGCTGGGATACGAGCGCGCCATCGTCAGCAATATTGCCGGAACTACGCGGGACACCGTGGAAGAATCCATCCAGATCGCCGGTCTGGCCCTGCGCCTGATTGACACGGCAGGAGTCCGGGAATCGTCCGACCTCATCGAACAGGCCGGCATCCTGCGCACCAACAGGGCGCTTGAAGCGGCAGACCTGGTTCTGGAAGTGGCGGACGCCTCCCTCCCCCGCTCCTCCCCCCTTCTGACTGAAAACCGCGACACGCCCAGTCTGCTGATCCTGAACAAGTGCGACCTGGGAATCCATCCGGACTGGCGGGAAGCTTCCGGAATCCGTTTCTCCTGTTCCACGGGAGAAGGCCGGAAAGAGCTGGAAGAAGCCATTGTCCGCATTTTCGCATCTCAACTGCCCAGTGAAGCGGGAAGCTCCCTGGTGGCCATCAATACCAGGCACCAGCATGAACTGGGCCTGTGCCTGGAACACGTCCGCCTGGCTTCGGAATTCATCTCCCGGCAGGAAAGCCCGGAATTCACGGCTCTGGAACTGCGGGAAGCCCTGGCACACTTGGGAGAAATTACCGGAGCCGTTGACACGGAAGACGTACTGGGCGCCATTTTTTCCTCCTTCTGCCTGGGGAAGTAA
- a CDS encoding trimeric intracellular cation channel family protein has translation MSTIIGALAGSIASSRVKMDLFGVIVCGTLAALGGGTVRDLLLDIPVYWTLPSGEIFVLAAVITSLATFYLAQKYPPPLGTIRVADAIVLALFGMIGTEKSYLHGYTPTVSVMMGICTGVAGGLLRDVLTGNVPYVFRPGELYATAALMGGVAYAALSYLGIDSSTCFVTGFVVTLSVRLAAIRWNWNLPSYIPLFSPEAEAEVSEDSKDSGP, from the coding sequence ATGAGTACCATCATTGGCGCCCTGGCGGGGTCCATTGCCTCTTCCCGGGTGAAGATGGACTTGTTCGGCGTCATCGTGTGCGGAACGCTGGCGGCTCTGGGCGGAGGAACCGTGCGCGACCTGCTACTGGATATCCCGGTGTACTGGACGCTTCCCAGCGGGGAGATTTTTGTTCTTGCCGCCGTCATTACCAGCCTGGCGACTTTCTACCTGGCCCAGAAGTATCCGCCCCCCCTGGGCACCATCCGCGTGGCGGACGCCATCGTACTGGCCCTTTTCGGCATGATCGGCACGGAAAAATCATACTTGCACGGCTATACGCCTACCGTTTCCGTGATGATGGGGATCTGCACCGGCGTGGCGGGCGGCCTGCTGCGCGATGTCCTGACCGGGAACGTCCCCTATGTCTTCCGTCCCGGTGAATTGTACGCTACGGCGGCGCTCATGGGCGGCGTGGCCTATGCCGCGCTCTCTTATCTGGGCATCGACTCCTCCACCTGCTTTGTGACGGGGTTCGTCGTGACGCTTTCCGTACGCCTGGCGGCCATCCGCTGGAACTGGAACCTGCCTTCCTACATTCCGCTGTTTTCTCCGGAAGCGGAGGCGGAGGTTTCCGAAGATTCCAAAGATTCCGGGCCGTAA